The sequence ctttgtactatgggggttagtagattgacataggctagtgcttttgctgtttgttaggccaactcatcttgttggctgacgaaaagtaaatgtggacagttcttctaacatcttcaatatgcacctcgggaACTCGATAAGTAGGACCCAATCAGTTGAGTCCCCGATGTGCCTGTCAGATGCCTGTGAGAAGAATCTGATCACGTGAGAAGCATTGGTTAATACGAATTTAGATAtctgagagccatgtgagtgagaggtgctttggaACATGCAACTGGGAGAAGAGAATTATAcatattatattcagcccaagagcACTACGGCATGGATTTCTTTAGGGGGCATTATGGCCACACTAGGAGGATGCCGCcaggaaattcgaggcattatcaagtgcttgtcaaattgtgaatgagagactgatgaagtgtgtgcaccCAGTACACAAAACAAAGCAGAGCGCATGCCTttaatgcaacttttttcaaatcatcattagtcgcatcatgcggccttagaatgtataaaacatctaaacatatagcccaacgtttgtatcacaactacagTTTCagaaataactctaaattaagcatataggaggacctgtttctttgttaaccactcaacacagaatagccgcactCCTTCAGAAATTGTTTGGAGAAACATCCttcctattttattcagctatgttcaattgcattcttcgtgtgtgtgtgtgtgtgtgtgtgtgtgtgtgtctgccctaTCAGTAACCACATAGATTCAGCAGCTGCACAAAGAAGAgaatccctccctccccttttccTGTGTGATTGTATTTGGTTGACAGGCAGTATTTCCTAAAGCTGACAAGGCAAAAGTGACATTACACAATAGGTACGTCTTTAGAAACAATGTATTGATTAGTGTGTTTTCTGTGGGTTTTGATTCAGTGGGTTTAATAATTTAAATAGTTACATAAATGTGTTGTAAGTTATTCTGTATGAGCTAAAAAAAAAGGCAAAACAATATTATCAATGTTTAAATAGAAAACAAAAGGAGAATGTGCAGAAGAGGTAGAAAAACACTGACAGGCTTGTAAGACACCTTTCAAATGAAATTGGAATTATTATTTACACAAATAAATTGTTTACAAGCCCATCAGAACTTTCTTGACACAGCAGGTTACCACACAATAATTAATTAGTATCTAAAGAATGCAGATAATCTTATTTGAGCTAGATAAATGTAGGTTAATTTGTTCATTCTCTCAACTTCAGGCTATTATTTGAATCTATTATATTAGGACATGGTTGAACAAAAACTGAAGCTGCTGTATGCTTCACAAGAGCAGGAAAATGTATGGCGTTTGTTGTTGGCCACTCAGTTTCAGGTACTAGACTTTATTAATAAGTAACCTTTCTTCCCAAATTCATGTCATTACTGTTTAATGAACATGTTTTGCATTTTTTTCTGGTAATTTCTTTGGCATTGCTGTATGAGCATCAGCGTGCCATGCTCTCATCTCCTCGGCGCCAGCACATGATGAGAGAACTGTTACAAAGTAACCGAAGATGATTTTTTTTTAAGGGAAACTGATTCAATGTTACAATGTATCTTTTTACCCTTTTGTTTCCCAGTAATCTAATCAACTCCCTAAAGATGTTTAATCAAATTTGATGTTTCAACTTTAGAGAGTTGATGAAAACGGTCAAGAGGTCAGGAATCACATGCTGGGCTATTTACAACGGGCGGGACATGAGATCTTTTAAATTATCTTTCAGCGGGCCGGCAGTGTGATATACGGTCCCCTTTCAGCCAATCACAAGCCAGCCCCCCCCCCATTATACGACATATAGCTGGCTGTATAAAGTGTCGTGTCTAGTACACTGAAtacacaacaacagcagcagaaaTCATCACCCTGCAACTGCAAATTGACGGGACAAAAGTAAGTACGGCTTTCTGTTATGTTGTTTGTACAGTGTTAGGTCTTGGGTTATGGACATTTACCAGGGGCATTTGCTCTTTGATTTGATTGATACAGAAAGACAACATTAGTCTACCGTTTCTGATGTTGCTTTTTCTGCCGGCTGTTACCAAACATTTCCTCGAATATTTCTGGATATCACATAAAATAATTTATATAAATTTATTTAATTTGGAATACCGGTAGTGTAGTATCCTAGTTCCatatgtttatttttgttttcttGTGTCGAGCGGAAGGTAGTTTGGAAGTTTTTTGTAATGACTTTGTAATGACTTGATACTAACAGCGaattttttttaaaacattttataaattacatttattttttaaataattaaattGAGATTTCTCAATCATTCACACGATACCAtattggtagtagtcagtgacatGTCGTTGGGacagcatgcagtttattaggctgcaGATTAAATCAATTATGATGAATTCACTTCACAGaatggtgaaagtgcaaggtgacgTGTTTGTGAACCCTAGGTTGAATTAAACAATAGCTGCTGATGACTTCACAAGTGATTTATTGGCATAAATATTACAATTGCTGACTTATAAAGGATGGTTAAATGTCATTGTCTCTGTTAAAGCTACCCTTTGTAATGACTTCATACTAACAgcgaattattttttattttttttaaattaaattaaaatttaaaaaattacattGAGATTTCTCAATCATTCACACGATAccacattggtagtagtcagtgacatGTCAAAGTTTTAAAacactggatgggagaccaaatggaTAGctgtagatcaactctccagtaggaggtgctgcccagactTTTTGATGTTGTatataacgttgaagatctgccattgtttcaaaggtacaaattcaacatttcTTTACACTGAAAATACAAGGCTGACtgagctctgctctctctctctctctctacagctgtTTGACCATGACGTCCCTGTACTTGGCAGTGTTGGTGCTCTGTATGAGTGCTGTGTATGCGGCCCCTATGTTTGACTCTCAGTTGGAGGGCCACTGGCACTTGTGGAAGAACTGGCACAGCAAGAACTACCATGATGTGGGTGTTTAAGCACAAGTGGAGGAGCACATCCTCATAGGAACCCCTCAGTAGTTCCCaaagagtggaggctggtgggatgagctataggaggatgggctcattgtaaaggctggaatggaattattggaatggtatcaagcatttggaaaccacgtttgactcagttccattacagccagtacaatgagcctgtcctcctatgaCTCCTCCCACCATCCTCCACTGCTCTCATCAAGGGGCTCAAATTGATCAATTGGTGCATACATGTAGATGTAAATTACACCTAATGCAGTATATCATTAATTGCATGGATTGTGCCCATAGTTCTGGGACAGTGTATATTTTCGGACTGTTTTTCACTCATTGTTACAGAGCGAGGAGGGCTGGAGGAGGATGGTTTGGGAGAAGAACCTGAAGAAGATTGAGATGCACAACCTGGAACACTCTATGGGAAAACACTCCTACCGTCTGGGCATGAACCACTTTGGTGACATGGTAAGAGGAATCACCTTGCTGAGCAGTGTTTGACATGGATGAAATGGGTGCCGGTACTCATTCTGGGGgcctgtactgtatatatttatatccaGGAACCCTGCAGGACTTCTGTCCAAGTCTGAGCTTCTGTCCAAGTCTGTTGCTGAGACATTTTACTGTGGAGCAGGAGGTACTTCTCAGCAGCTCTTTcccatactgtgtgtgtgctgtagctGGATCTTTTTGTTGTCATGCCATAGATTTGCTGAAGCACATACAGTATGAAATATTTCACAGGCACAGGTGTCAGCGTTGACAATGAAAGCAGGAATGTATTCAGACTCGCAGGTTAGGTTTCTTCAACTATCAAGCAGGAATGGAATAGTTATCCTGAGAAGGGAATTGAAACTTACTCATAGTCTTTTAAAGATGCACACAATATTTATTGCTAAGTGCACAACTTTTAAAACAGTTTGATTTCCCATTCAGATGGTAAATTACAAACCACATCTGGCCAGGGAAGACATTACTTTTCAACGTGTTCTGACTTCTTCCTCCCTAGACCAACGAAGAGTTTGGGCAGCTCATGAATGGCTACAAGCAGACAACTGAGAGGAAGTGCAAGGACTCTCTGTTCATGGAACCCAATTACCTGCAGGCCCCTGAAGCTGTGGACTGGAGAGAGAAGGGCTACGTCACTCCCATCAAGAACCAGGTGAGACCTGAATCACTCATGAGTCATGACTCATCCACACACTGCTGTGTCACTAAATAAGGTTTTACTTCCAGAGAACTGTCTGGCTTGTTTGCGTGCTGTTTACCGTGCTGTTTACCATGATTGTAATTTACAGTATACAGAAGGTGGCAAATTGCAAagatatattttgtatttatttattactgGTGTAATATGCACATGTCAGTGTGTTCTGACATGAAAAAGTAACAAGATGTTTAACAATCTTTCCCCCAGGGCGCATGTGGGTCTTGCTGGGCGTTCAGTTCCACCGGGGCCATAGAGGGCCAGGAATTCAGGAAGACTGGCAATCTGGTGTCTCTGAGTGAACAGAACCTGATGGACTGCTCCAAACTCCAGGGCAACGAGGGCTGTAATGGAGGTCTCATGAACCTGGCCTTCCAGTATGTGAAGGACAACGGTGGCCTGGACACAGAGGCGTCCTACCCCTATGTGGGCAAGGTAAGGCcctgtgttctgttagtctgaaTTCAAATGTAATGGCGTATGAAGATGCATTTATTAAAAGTAAGGCCCTGTTcttttagcctggtcccagatcatgCATTTCGCTGTAGACCTGGAATGACTTACATCTTCCTCTTTGAAAAATAAGTTAGTTTCCACTTCATTACAGTGGGATTTGTCTCCAAGAATGACTGACTTGTTTGAatatttggaaaatgtttttttttttactaataaTGGCCATTGTTCTTCTCTGGTAACTCAGGATGATGATGTTTGCCACTACCGACCAGAGTTCAATGCTGTCAATGAAACCGGCTTCGTGGATATCCCCAGTGGCAAGGAGCACGCTCTGATGAGTGCTGTGGCGTCTGTCGGCCCCATCTCTGTCGCCATCGATGCCAGCCACAACTCCTTCCAGTTCTACCAGTCTGGTGAGTAGCAGTTAGTGGTGCAACTTAAATTATGTGTAACATTATTTGCAAGGATTGGATTCCCTACCTACTATTTTTGAGTAGCAGTGATCTGTACTGGTCTACTGTCCTGTTCACCGTGTACAAATGGTGTTGTCTTTGAAGTAAATTGTGACcaatatttctatgttttgctaACTAGATACTAGCTAATTAACCAACTATTGGGTTTGAGATCAGGTGGTTTTACATACTGAGGTAAACCCAGCATCTTAGCCTACTAATTTAACTATGTCCTCTCCCTGTAGGGATCTACTATGAGGAGAAGTGCAGCAGTGAGGAGCTCGACCATGGAGTTCTGGTGGTGGGATATGGTTTTGAAGGCGAGGATGTAGATGGCAAGAAATTCTGGATTGTCAAGAACAGGTACAGTACATAGTATCTTCCTAGCATGTTTTTTGTTACGTCACCACTACGGGATTGGTTGATTTCCTCATCGGGGAATATGCATCTCTACATTGCCTTTATTTGAATACAGTGTTGGTGTTGTCCTGATACTATGGTCTAAGTCATACATTTCTCTAAAGCAGCAGTAAATCTCTATAATTTCCTGCTGACTAGAACTGTGGGACTAACATGTTTTGTCTCTTCCTCAGCTGGACCGAGAAATGGGGAGACAAAGGCTACATCTACATGGCCAAAGACAGGAAGAACCACTGTGGCATCGCCACGGCAGCCATTTACCCACTGGTCTAGTGTTCTGTAAGTTCTCGAACACTAGACCCAGAgttttagttttagagatgtttgaCGAACGTTCTGAAAAAAGGGCCATGACGACTGCAGTGCTGCCTTAACAAAGTCTGTGCGAGAGAAACCTGCTGCATGGGTTTTAAAGAAACACTGTTTTAGGGAAATTATGAAATTCTACCTATTTTGTTTTATACTTGATTTTATGTGTGTCGGTGCGATAGTGTGTGTATAGTTCTATTTGAGTTAAGCATTCCGTTTATTTGTAACTTTACTTGATGAGACCAGCTAGACTACATTCTCTAGCACATAACATGTCCGTTTGTGCTTACTGTTTGTGTTTACAACACTGTTGTAGACACAGGATATATTCCTGAGGTACAGTTGATATAGTCTATTTTTAACTGGAGCGTTCTGTGTGGAGCTGAGAGCAACAACCACTGAATGATAAGACATTGAGGAGGACTAGAGCTCTGAAATGACTGAGTTTGTTTCTGAAAGTGACAAAAAGAGAACGGTACACCTGGGTTTGTTTCCTCCACTTCTGTTTATCTGCAGCTAGTGTTTGAGTGAAGGCATTGAATGGTAATGCCTAGACAAGAGCCTAGTGACGTAGAGACTGATATGCCTCAGGATGGTGAGAGGAGTTGTATAACATTCTAACACACATGTAGATGAGTTCAAATt is a genomic window of Salvelinus alpinus chromosome 18, SLU_Salpinus.1, whole genome shotgun sequence containing:
- the LOC139543672 gene encoding procathepsin L-like; this translates as MTSLYLAVLVLCMSAVYAAPMFDSQLEGHWHLWKNWHSKNYHDSEEGWRRMVWEKNLKKIEMHNLEHSMGKHSYRLGMNHFGDMTNEEFGQLMNGYKQTTERKCKDSLFMEPNYLQAPEAVDWREKGYVTPIKNQGACGSCWAFSSTGAIEGQEFRKTGNLVSLSEQNLMDCSKLQGNEGCNGGLMNLAFQYVKDNGGLDTEASYPYVGKDDDVCHYRPEFNAVNETGFVDIPSGKEHALMSAVASVGPISVAIDASHNSFQFYQSGIYYEEKCSSEELDHGVLVVGYGFEGEDVDGKKFWIVKNSWTEKWGDKGYIYMAKDRKNHCGIATAAIYPLV